One Lucilia cuprina isolate Lc7/37 chromosome 4, ASM2204524v1, whole genome shotgun sequence DNA segment encodes these proteins:
- the LOC124419217 gene encoding uncharacterized protein LOC124419217, whose amino-acid sequence MEAQKQLIDTLKSAGFPLKKITANHPDLLSQISSDDLLNTEFLKLYDSSSTKTLGIRWNAISDSFTYKVEQLNSTSSSTKRQILSAVAKLFDPAGWLTPIIIQAKILLQELWQDGVGWDDEVKPQFLDKWKIFVDSFPTIESIEIPRWIHYHPQYNIQIHGFCDASEQAYCATLYVVSENSGIRYSHLLSAKSKVAPLQRISLPRLELCGALLLSRLVKQVLTNLPICSPKLYLWSDSTIVLAWLQKPPSVWKTYVANRTTQIIENVGNASWNHVPTDHNPADLGTRGCKPQDLVNNLLWWYGPMWLLDSQANWPKYSSLPDALPEKRRISVCFSTPADNSLIDRFSSYPRALAVTAYVLRFISLTELKESKVMLIKLTQRVYYPQEYSQLSDAKLISKKSSILTLNPFLDSNGTMRVNGRLANSCLNYDERYPFIIPNSSNFCRMFLDFAHKTLLQADISLMMNAIQSQFYIPGLKRTVKKCVHHCLVCVRYKQKLKSQIMAALPPERCSFSLPFTYAC is encoded by the coding sequence ATGGAAGCTCAAAAACAGCTGATTGATACTTTAAAATCAGCAGGGTTCCCATTAAAAAAGATAACGGCAAATCATCCAGATTTGTTGTCTCAGATATCATCTGATGATTTATTGAACACAGAATTTTTGAAACTCTATGATTCAAGTTCAACAAAAACTTTGGGGATTCGATGGAATGCTATAAGTGATTCCTTCACTTATAAAGTAGAACAATTAAATTCGACATCATCTTCAACAAAACGGCAGATTCTCTCTGCTGTTGCTAAACTTTTCGATCCCGCAGGATGGCTTACGCCTATTATTATTCAAGCCAAGATTCTTTTACAAGAATTATGGCAAGACGGGGTCGGTTGGGATGACGAGGTCAAACCACAATTTCTtgataaatggaaaatatttgttgatagTTTTCCTACTATCGAATCCATTGAAATTCCAAGATGGATCCACTACCATCCTCAATATAATATCCAAATACATGGATTTTGTGACGCTTCTGAGCAGGCTTATTGCGCTACACTATATGTGGTATCCGAGAACTCTGGTATTCGGTATTCACATCTGCTTTCTGCTAAAAGTAAAGTTGCCCCCTTGCAACGGATAAGTTTACCTCGACTTGAGTTATGCGGAGCTCTTCTGCTTTCCAGACTCGTAAAGCAAGTACTTACGAACCTTCCAATCTGCAGCCCAAAGCTTTACTTATGGTCAGACTCAACCATTGTTTTAGCTTGGCTACAAAAACCTCCATCAGTCTGGAAAACGTATGTAGCTAACAGAACAACTCAGATTATAGAGAATGTTGGTAATGCCAGTTGGAATCACGTTCCAACGGATCACAACCCAGCTGATCTTGGCACTCGCGGTTGTAAACCACAAGATCTTGTTAACAACCTATTGTGGTGGTATGGACCAATGTGGCTCTTGGACTCCCAAGCAAATTGGCCCAAATATAGTTCTCTACCTGACGCTCTTCCGGAAAAAAGGAGGATTTCAGTCTGTTTTTCAACACCGGCTGACAACAGTCTAATCGATAGATTCTCCTCTTATCCTCGAGCTCTTGCTGTTACAGCTTACGTGCTCAGGTTTATTAGCCTTACGGAGCTTAAAGAATCAAAAGTTATGCTGATCAAACTAACTCAACGAGTTTATTATCCCCAGGAGTATAGTCAGCTCTCTGATGCGAAActaatttcaaagaaaagttCTATTCTCACTTTGAACCCATTTCTGGATTCGAATGGAACTATGAGAGTTAACGGTAGATTAGCCAATTCATGCCTAAACTATGATGAAAGGTACCCTTTCATTATTCCAAACTCGTCTAACTTCTGTAGAATGTTTCTTGACTTTGCTCATAAAACTCTGTTGCAAGCTGACATTTCCCTAATGATGAATGCAATTCAAAGTCAATTCTATATACCAGGACTTAAAAGAACTGTTAAAAAATGTGTTCACCATTGCTTAGTGTGCGTCCGTTATAAGCAAAAGCTGAAGTCTCAGATTATGGCAGCTCTGCCCCCGGAAAGATGCTCCTTTTCTTTACCATTCACTTATGCGTGTTGA